From Cronobacter turicensis z3032, the proteins below share one genomic window:
- the ygdI gene encoding Uncharacterized lipoprotein ygdI yields the protein MRSKLLITSIFAAATLFTVSGCSSNQAVKTTDGKTVVTDGKPEVDSDTGLVSYKNAQTGQTEQINRDQVKSMSELDN from the coding sequence ATGCGATCGAAACTACTGATAACGTCCATTTTTGCTGCCGCTACGCTGTTTACCGTGTCGGGCTGTTCATCTAACCAGGCCGTTAAGACGACCGACGGTAAAACCGTGGTCACCGACGGTAAGCCGGAAGTCGACAGCGATACCGGGCTGGTTTCTTATAAAAACGCCCAGACCGGACAGACCGAGCAGATTAACCGCGACCAGGTGAAATCCATGAGCGAACTGGATAACTAA